In Roseimicrobium gellanilyticum, the following are encoded in one genomic region:
- a CDS encoding sigma-54-dependent transcriptional regulator, producing MQQKDPSAASTRIIIVDSETDFSGWAATHLKAPDVTIETFERAEDALAAYMKQRADLVLTEARLPQMSGIELLKRLRQQDPNAMVLLFSGLAGTSAVIESMRLGAYDFLRKEQMPYDLRSIVESALRTVEARRTTLASASPVSAESIQETIIGRSGAMQEVFKLIGRVSRSDAAVMITGESGCGKELVARAIHKFSPRTQKEFVAINVTAIPDNLLESELFGHEKGAFTGAVAQRMGRFEQCDGGTLFLDEIGDMPLTVQSKLLRVLQEGELSRVGGNTTLKTDVRVLAATNKDLEKEVTEGKFREDLFYRLNVVRIHIPPLRERREDVRILAEFFLQRMAARKRTPQMRFSEDALALLEAYDWPGNVRELENTLQRACALCNADVLLPADIPLGSNTQRVVTPIHTLTRMQDALQTLIHGAQQLPGFELMPWVERELKKAALRASGQNSEDAAGLLGVSEEDLSQAKTETKPVPVPVAAGAGAKAADPKAAKTRKAS from the coding sequence ATGCAGCAAAAAGACCCCAGCGCCGCATCCACGCGAATCATCATCGTGGATTCGGAGACGGATTTTTCGGGTTGGGCCGCCACCCACCTGAAGGCTCCGGACGTGACTATTGAGACCTTCGAACGCGCCGAGGATGCGCTGGCGGCCTACATGAAGCAACGCGCCGACCTCGTGCTGACCGAGGCCAGGCTGCCCCAGATGAGCGGCATCGAGCTGCTCAAGCGCCTCCGCCAACAGGACCCGAACGCCATGGTCCTTTTATTTAGTGGTCTGGCTGGCACCAGCGCGGTGATCGAATCCATGCGTCTCGGCGCCTATGACTTCCTGCGGAAGGAACAGATGCCGTATGACCTCCGTTCCATCGTGGAGAGCGCCCTCCGTACCGTGGAGGCCCGTCGCACCACGCTGGCCAGCGCCTCGCCCGTTTCGGCGGAGAGCATCCAGGAGACCATCATTGGCCGCAGCGGTGCCATGCAGGAGGTCTTCAAGCTCATCGGCCGTGTGTCCCGCAGTGACGCTGCCGTGATGATCACCGGTGAGAGCGGTTGCGGCAAGGAACTCGTCGCCCGCGCCATTCACAAGTTCAGCCCGCGCACGCAGAAGGAGTTTGTGGCCATCAACGTGACGGCCATCCCGGACAACCTGCTGGAGAGCGAGCTCTTCGGCCACGAGAAAGGCGCCTTCACCGGTGCCGTGGCCCAGCGCATGGGCCGCTTTGAACAGTGCGACGGTGGCACCCTCTTCCTGGATGAAATTGGCGACATGCCCCTGACCGTGCAGAGCAAGCTGCTCCGCGTGCTGCAAGAAGGGGAGCTCAGCCGTGTGGGTGGCAACACCACCCTGAAGACGGATGTCCGCGTGCTCGCCGCCACGAACAAGGACCTCGAAAAGGAAGTGACCGAGGGCAAATTCCGCGAAGACCTTTTCTACCGCCTGAATGTAGTGCGCATCCACATCCCGCCACTCCGTGAGCGTCGCGAGGATGTGCGTATCCTTGCCGAGTTCTTCCTGCAGCGCATGGCTGCCCGCAAGCGCACCCCTCAGATGCGTTTCTCCGAGGACGCCCTCGCCCTCCTCGAAGCCTATGACTGGCCCGGCAACGTGCGTGAACTGGAGAACACCCTCCAGCGCGCCTGCGCCCTGTGCAATGCCGACGTGCTGCTCCCCGCGGACATCCCGCTCGGCAGCAACACCCAGCGCGTCGTCACTCCCATCCACACACTGACCCGCATGCAGGACGCCCTGCAGACCCTCATCCATGGCGCTCAACAGTTGCCGGGATTCGAGCTCATGCCCTGGGTGGAACGCGAACTGAAGAAAGCCGCCCTGCGTGCCAGTGGACAAAACTCCGAGGACGCCGCCGGCCTGCTCGGCGTGTCTGAAGAAGACCTCTCCCAGGCCAAGACCGAAACCAAGCCTGTGCCAGTTCCTGTGGCAGCGGGTGCCGGCGCAAAAGCTGCGGACCCCAAGGCAGCGAAGACGCGAAAGGCTTCGTAG
- a CDS encoding MgtC/SapB family protein has translation MTEATEMPASEIFGALGTALGLGLLVGLEREWVKDRVAGIRTFALVTLSGALSALVASTYGGWVIAASLLCLAMLILIGNLPALKKGTSTADMGLTTEFAMLVMFLTGMMPMLGHPVAATVTAGVVMVLLQSKDAMHGVVRRIGAAELKAIARLVLIGLVILPVLPNEDYGYYGVFNPFKIWLMVVLIVGLSLVAYLVGKFIGPNRGLLVSGLLGGLISSTATTASLSRQSKDTKASPPLLAMVIMIASTVVFGRVVVEILMVAPKVGQSMIYPFLAMMAWMAVVSFVCWMLSRKEIVKPPQSEPPSEIKGAVMFGLLYALVLLGVAVARHNFGQGGLFTVAAISGLTDMDAITLSTANLVHGNHLDPGTGWRVILTGGVANLIFKGAMVATIGSRALAGWVAGVFGVSILGAGLIAWLWPA, from the coding sequence ATGACTGAAGCGACCGAGATGCCTGCCAGCGAAATCTTCGGGGCGCTGGGCACCGCCCTCGGGCTGGGTCTGCTGGTGGGTCTGGAGCGGGAGTGGGTGAAGGACCGGGTGGCCGGCATTCGCACCTTTGCCTTGGTCACCCTCTCCGGGGCACTCTCCGCCCTGGTCGCCAGTACTTACGGAGGGTGGGTCATCGCAGCCTCCCTGCTCTGCCTCGCCATGCTGATCCTGATCGGCAATCTCCCTGCTCTCAAGAAGGGCACCTCCACTGCAGACATGGGGCTGACCACAGAGTTTGCCATGCTGGTGATGTTTCTCACTGGCATGATGCCCATGCTGGGCCATCCGGTGGCGGCGACCGTGACGGCTGGCGTGGTGATGGTGCTGCTGCAGAGCAAGGACGCCATGCATGGCGTGGTGAGACGCATCGGCGCAGCGGAGTTGAAGGCCATTGCCCGCCTCGTGCTCATCGGGCTGGTCATCCTCCCCGTGCTGCCGAACGAGGACTACGGGTACTACGGCGTCTTTAACCCGTTCAAAATTTGGCTCATGGTGGTGCTCATCGTGGGTCTGAGCCTGGTGGCCTATCTGGTGGGAAAGTTCATCGGTCCCAATCGCGGCCTGCTGGTCTCCGGTCTTCTCGGGGGGCTGATTTCCAGCACCGCCACCACGGCCAGCCTCTCCCGCCAGAGCAAGGACACCAAGGCCAGCCCTCCCTTACTGGCCATGGTCATCATGATTGCCTCCACGGTCGTCTTCGGCCGCGTCGTGGTGGAAATCCTCATGGTGGCCCCGAAGGTGGGCCAGTCGATGATTTACCCCTTCCTCGCCATGATGGCGTGGATGGCCGTGGTCAGTTTCGTCTGCTGGATGCTTTCGCGAAAGGAAATCGTGAAACCTCCTCAAAGTGAGCCTCCTTCCGAGATCAAGGGGGCGGTAATGTTTGGTCTGCTGTACGCCCTCGTGCTGCTGGGAGTGGCCGTGGCCCGGCACAACTTTGGCCAAGGTGGCCTCTTCACTGTGGCAGCCATCTCGGGCCTGACGGATATGGACGCCATCACCCTCTCCACAGCCAATCTGGTGCATGGCAACCACCTTGACCCCGGCACGGGCTGGCGTGTCATCCTCACGGGAGGGGTGGCGAACCTGATCTTCAAGGGAGCCATGGTCGCCACCATCGGGAGCCGGGCCCTGGCCGGGTGGGTAGCCGGGGTCTTTGGCGTCTCTATATTAGGCGCTGGCCTCATCGCCTGGCTCTGGCCTGCCTGA
- the carA gene encoding glutamine-hydrolyzing carbamoyl-phosphate synthase small subunit, translated as MKALLALEDGRHFEGIAFGATATRTGEICFNTSMTGYQEVLTDPSYRGQIVTMTYPLIGNYGINPLDLESNAPHVRGFVVEELCEVPSNWRSTQSLDGWLKEWDIPGIQGIDTRALTKHLRTRGAMRSVITSQASSVEEAVELARASAPMAGSDFVKEVTTVDPYLWDDESSRRWDIPNPSQGTTGGAEGVFHQLPEAKHRIVAYDFGIKRNILRRLRQEGFAVEVVPSTTSAEEVLKRKPDGVFLSNGPGDPAALGYIHEQVRKLTPHQPIFAICLGHQLLGHAFGGTTYKLKFGHRGGNQPVKDLRSGKVSITSQNHGFAVDADTLPSNVEVTHINLNDNTVEGLRHKDYPVFSVQYHPEAAPGPNDASYFFREFAQLIDEQKK; from the coding sequence ATGAAAGCCCTCCTCGCACTGGAAGACGGACGTCACTTTGAAGGTATCGCCTTTGGCGCGACCGCCACGCGCACTGGAGAGATCTGCTTCAATACCTCGATGACTGGCTATCAGGAAGTCCTGACGGATCCCTCCTACCGCGGCCAGATTGTGACGATGACCTACCCGCTCATCGGGAACTATGGGATCAACCCGCTCGACCTTGAGAGCAATGCTCCCCACGTGCGCGGCTTTGTGGTGGAGGAACTGTGTGAAGTGCCCAGCAACTGGCGCAGCACCCAGTCGCTCGACGGCTGGCTGAAGGAGTGGGACATCCCCGGTATCCAGGGCATCGACACCCGCGCGCTCACCAAGCACCTGCGGACCCGTGGCGCCATGCGCTCGGTCATCACCAGCCAGGCCTCCAGTGTGGAAGAAGCGGTGGAGCTTGCCCGCGCCAGCGCGCCCATGGCCGGCAGCGATTTCGTGAAGGAAGTCACCACCGTGGATCCCTACCTCTGGGATGATGAAAGCAGCCGCCGCTGGGACATCCCGAATCCGAGCCAGGGTACCACGGGTGGCGCGGAAGGTGTCTTCCATCAGCTCCCCGAAGCGAAGCATCGTATCGTGGCCTACGATTTCGGCATCAAGCGCAACATTCTGCGCCGCCTGCGTCAGGAGGGCTTCGCCGTGGAGGTGGTGCCCAGCACGACCAGCGCGGAAGAAGTGCTGAAGCGCAAGCCGGATGGTGTCTTCCTGAGCAATGGCCCGGGGGATCCGGCGGCGCTGGGGTACATCCATGAGCAGGTGCGCAAGCTCACGCCGCACCAGCCCATTTTCGCCATCTGCCTCGGCCACCAGCTTCTGGGCCACGCGTTTGGCGGCACCACCTACAAGCTCAAGTTCGGCCATCGCGGCGGCAACCAGCCGGTGAAGGACCTGCGCAGTGGCAAGGTGTCCATCACCAGCCAGAACCATGGCTTTGCCGTGGACGCGGACACGCTTCCCTCCAATGTGGAAGTGACCCACATCAATCTGAACGACAACACGGTCGAAGGCCTGCGTCACAAGGACTACCCGGTATTCAGCGTGCAGTACCATCCTGAAGCCGCTCCGGGACCGAATGATGCGAGCTACTTCTTCCGTGAGTTTGCGCAGTTGATTGACGAGCAGAAGAAGTAA
- a CDS encoding aspartate kinase, protein MAIVVQKYGGSSVADADKIRAVAQRVMETQKAGHQVTVVVSAMGDTTDDLLTLAKKVATNPERRELDMLLSVGERISMALLSMAIRELGGDAISFTGSQAGIVTNDRHIDARIIEVRPFRVQDELSRGKIVIIAGYQGVSYRKEITTLGRGGSDTTAVAMAAALDAEWCEICSDVDGVYSADPRVVPAAKRIPTMAYEEMQEMAEAGAKVLNAQAVEFAKERGIAIYARATKQAPPGAEEPTDSTVVRKFGPNVPGRVVGVASEKDLFLLNATSGADAVLELLDELSVVGKQLHVATSGDGANSLAMVISRENLHDEARLRAKLQEKFGDTVKLEDGIGAVSVVGTGITTNYKNLRAGSAALATHGVLGISTSRFRITWLVPLAGVDDAVRRLHATFLEAEGEVVP, encoded by the coding sequence ATGGCAATCGTCGTGCAAAAATATGGCGGCAGCAGCGTGGCGGATGCGGACAAGATCCGCGCTGTGGCGCAGCGGGTGATGGAGACCCAGAAGGCGGGGCATCAGGTGACGGTGGTGGTCTCCGCCATGGGAGACACCACGGATGATCTGCTCACCCTCGCGAAAAAGGTGGCGACGAACCCAGAACGCCGTGAGCTGGACATGCTTCTCTCCGTGGGGGAGCGCATCTCCATGGCACTGCTGTCCATGGCGATTCGTGAGCTGGGCGGGGATGCTATCAGCTTCACCGGCAGCCAGGCGGGGATCGTCACCAATGATCGTCACATCGATGCGCGCATCATCGAGGTGCGACCCTTCCGCGTGCAGGATGAGCTTTCGCGTGGGAAGATTGTGATCATCGCCGGATATCAGGGTGTATCCTACCGTAAGGAGATCACCACGCTGGGACGCGGTGGCAGTGACACCACCGCCGTGGCCATGGCGGCGGCGTTGGATGCGGAGTGGTGTGAGATTTGTTCGGATGTGGATGGCGTGTATTCTGCGGACCCACGCGTGGTACCCGCAGCGAAACGCATCCCCACCATGGCGTATGAGGAGATGCAGGAGATGGCCGAGGCGGGTGCGAAGGTGTTGAATGCGCAGGCCGTGGAATTCGCCAAGGAGCGCGGCATCGCTATCTACGCTCGTGCCACCAAGCAGGCGCCTCCCGGTGCGGAAGAGCCGACGGACAGCACCGTCGTGCGGAAGTTCGGCCCCAATGTGCCCGGGCGTGTCGTGGGCGTGGCCAGCGAGAAGGACCTCTTCCTCCTGAATGCCACCAGTGGTGCGGATGCCGTGCTGGAGTTGTTGGATGAATTGTCCGTGGTCGGCAAGCAACTGCACGTGGCCACCTCGGGTGATGGCGCCAACAGCCTCGCCATGGTCATTTCCCGCGAGAACCTGCATGATGAAGCGCGACTGCGTGCGAAGTTGCAGGAGAAGTTCGGCGACACCGTGAAGCTGGAAGACGGCATCGGCGCGGTGAGCGTGGTGGGTACTGGCATTACCACGAACTACAAAAATCTCCGTGCTGGCTCCGCAGCCCTGGCCACGCATGGCGTGCTGGGCATTTCCACCTCACGCTTCCGCATCACCTGGCTGGTGCCACTGGCGGGTGTGGATGATGCGGTGCGGAGATTGCATGCGACGTTTCTCGAGGCGGAGGGAGAGGTGGTGCCGTAG
- a CDS encoding addiction module protein, which yields MVTLSELEAQAMQLPQDQRAALAAHLLDSLPAVLHDDDEGVAEALRRDAELDRDPSVGMTLEQFKAAFGR from the coding sequence ATGGTTACCCTGAGCGAACTTGAGGCGCAAGCCATGCAGCTGCCGCAGGATCAGCGAGCTGCTTTGGCGGCGCACTTGCTGGATTCGCTTCCCGCGGTCCTTCATGATGATGATGAAGGTGTTGCAGAAGCTCTGAGACGGGATGCGGAGCTGGATCGTGATCCCTCCGTGGGTATGACATTGGAACAGTTCAAAGCGGCATTTGGGCGTTGA
- a CDS encoding sulfatase-like hydrolase/transferase: protein MKLRLLVSALLLLPALATAADKKPNVLFIAVDDLKPTIGCYGDTHAKTPNIDRIAAKGTVFTRAYCMQAVCSPSRNGVLTGLRPETLQIYDLGTNFRKRAPEVVTLPQYFKQQGWQSHGLGKIFHVGHGNTEDAASWSVPHFQAKSIGYALEENKRTLTREEALFDNKPAGKLPKGAAYESADVPDDAYGDGKIALEAVKRLRGFKDSGESFFLAVGFVKPHLPFCAPKKYWDMYDPKTLPQPERSEPPVGAPSYAPTAWGELRQYLGIPEKGALPPELTRTLIHGYYAATSYMDAQLGLVLDELEKLGLADKTIIVFWGDHGWHLGDHGMWCKHSNYEQATNAPLLFSAPGKQGGQKSSAVVEFNDIYPTLCDLAGIAKPSHLQGASLVPLLDDPKGSVKPAAFQVYPRGSQEAGPLLGQAMRTERWRYVEWQKADKSIADRELYDMQNDPGETENLAGKSEHAATVSELSAMMAKRLGEAPPAGLKLLDRSKPQANAAASAKKPKQDRNAMFNKRDKDKDGKLTKEEFLKDQPDPDEAPKRWIKFDKNNDGMLSREEFVGQ, encoded by the coding sequence ATGAAACTGCGCCTCCTTGTCTCCGCGCTGCTGCTTCTGCCTGCACTCGCGACGGCAGCCGACAAGAAACCCAACGTCCTTTTCATCGCGGTGGACGACCTGAAGCCGACCATCGGCTGTTATGGGGACACGCACGCGAAGACGCCGAATATCGACCGCATCGCGGCGAAGGGGACGGTGTTCACGCGGGCGTATTGCATGCAGGCGGTGTGCTCGCCGTCGCGCAATGGCGTGTTGACCGGGCTGCGCCCCGAGACGCTGCAGATCTATGACCTTGGCACGAATTTCCGGAAACGTGCGCCGGAGGTGGTAACCCTGCCGCAGTACTTCAAGCAGCAGGGCTGGCAAAGCCATGGGCTGGGAAAAATATTCCACGTGGGCCATGGCAACACTGAAGATGCCGCCTCTTGGAGCGTGCCGCATTTCCAGGCGAAGAGCATTGGTTATGCGTTGGAGGAGAACAAGCGGACGCTGACTCGTGAGGAGGCGCTCTTCGACAACAAGCCTGCGGGCAAGCTCCCAAAGGGCGCGGCTTACGAATCCGCGGATGTGCCGGATGATGCCTATGGCGATGGCAAGATCGCGCTGGAAGCGGTGAAGCGGTTGCGCGGCTTCAAGGATAGTGGGGAATCCTTCTTCCTTGCGGTGGGTTTTGTGAAGCCTCACCTGCCTTTCTGTGCGCCCAAGAAATACTGGGACATGTATGATCCCAAGACATTGCCACAACCAGAACGCAGCGAGCCACCAGTCGGTGCTCCTTCGTATGCGCCCACCGCGTGGGGTGAACTGCGACAGTACCTCGGCATTCCCGAGAAAGGAGCGCTCCCACCAGAACTCACGCGCACGCTGATTCATGGATACTATGCGGCCACGAGCTACATGGACGCGCAGCTTGGGCTTGTGCTGGATGAGCTGGAGAAGCTGGGCCTCGCTGACAAGACCATCATCGTCTTCTGGGGCGACCATGGCTGGCATCTCGGAGACCATGGCATGTGGTGCAAGCACTCGAACTACGAGCAGGCCACCAATGCGCCGCTGCTCTTCTCCGCTCCCGGAAAGCAGGGTGGCCAGAAGTCGAGCGCCGTGGTGGAGTTCAATGATATCTATCCCACGCTCTGCGATCTGGCTGGCATCGCGAAGCCTTCGCATCTTCAGGGTGCAAGCCTCGTGCCGCTGCTCGATGATCCCAAGGGTTCCGTGAAGCCTGCGGCCTTCCAGGTGTATCCGCGTGGTTCGCAGGAAGCCGGTCCGCTGCTTGGTCAGGCCATGCGCACGGAACGCTGGCGCTATGTGGAGTGGCAGAAGGCGGACAAGAGCATCGCGGATCGTGAGCTCTATGACATGCAGAACGACCCAGGCGAGACGGAGAATCTCGCAGGCAAGTCCGAACACGCGGCTACTGTATCCGAGCTCTCCGCAATGATGGCGAAGCGTTTGGGCGAGGCCCCACCTGCCGGATTGAAGCTGTTGGATCGTAGCAAGCCCCAGGCAAATGCAGCCGCATCAGCCAAGAAGCCAAAGCAGGATCGCAATGCCATGTTCAACAAACGAGACAAGGACAAAGACGGCAAGCTCACGAAGGAAGAGTTTCTCAAGGACCAGCCTGATCCCGATGAAGCACCGAAGCGTTGGATCAAGTTCGACAAGAACAACGACGGCATGCTGAGCCGTGAGGAGTTTGTGGGACAGTAG
- a CDS encoding alpha/beta hydrolase, which produces MPVPRPSMFPPALLRSARLLGALLLLLALPLRAAPPGRPLPSRPDVSYGPRPLQVLDVYLPPKPNGPSPVLIWYGGIWKPAKNVPDCNPFFKAGCAVIGVQTRTMGEATQDGVFPPISYVMDDACRAVQFVRSKAAEWGLDPERIAVGGGSQGSLPALYVGCAADRANPDATDPVERQSTKVVAIAAFRSQPTIDPKRMQEWVPGVVWGAPALGCKFEESLARRDELLPVIKEWSPDYLLHSGVPPIYFENEWGLTQPEDKSVTETNYKVHAPMWGLGFQKLAQEKGVKCYVKYLGHATEEYVNTWDFLVKQLTAKGA; this is translated from the coding sequence ATGCCCGTCCCCCGACCTTCGATGTTTCCTCCTGCATTGCTCCGCTCAGCACGGCTCCTCGGTGCACTCCTCCTTCTGCTCGCTCTGCCACTGCGCGCTGCGCCCCCCGGTAGACCTCTTCCGAGCCGCCCGGACGTGTCCTACGGTCCCCGCCCGCTGCAGGTGCTGGACGTTTACCTCCCACCAAAACCGAACGGCCCTAGTCCGGTGCTGATCTGGTACGGCGGCATCTGGAAGCCGGCGAAAAATGTGCCGGACTGCAATCCCTTCTTCAAAGCCGGCTGCGCGGTCATCGGCGTGCAGACGCGCACCATGGGAGAGGCGACGCAGGATGGCGTATTCCCACCCATTTCGTATGTGATGGATGACGCATGCCGTGCCGTGCAATTCGTCCGGTCCAAGGCTGCCGAATGGGGACTCGACCCGGAACGCATCGCCGTGGGTGGTGGTTCTCAAGGAAGCCTGCCTGCGCTGTATGTCGGCTGTGCCGCCGATCGCGCCAATCCTGATGCGACTGATCCTGTCGAGCGTCAGTCTACCAAAGTCGTGGCCATTGCCGCCTTTCGCAGTCAGCCGACCATTGACCCCAAGCGCATGCAGGAGTGGGTGCCAGGTGTGGTGTGGGGCGCACCGGCGCTTGGTTGCAAGTTCGAGGAGTCGCTCGCACGTCGCGATGAGCTGCTGCCCGTGATCAAGGAATGGTCACCGGACTACTTGCTGCATTCCGGCGTACCTCCCATCTACTTCGAAAACGAATGGGGCCTCACCCAGCCAGAGGACAAGAGTGTGACCGAAACCAACTACAAGGTGCATGCCCCGATGTGGGGGCTCGGTTTTCAGAAGCTGGCTCAAGAAAAGGGCGTGAAGTGTTATGTGAAATATCTGGGCCATGCCACGGAAGAATATGTCAACACGTGGGACTTCCTGGTGAAGCAGCTTACGGCGAAGGGGGCGTAG
- a CDS encoding AMP-binding protein encodes MELESWTAQTIPECFEKVLVRNPEAPAVVSGGRTVTYGELAREVALLADALLSEGVVPGDRVALLLPDDIPLIVGWLGVLKAGAVCVPLSVEHPEERLRSIVSDAEPKTLVTHGALLDLARRVRGERGSIVNLDRLPAPRNQVAERLAITSESYAYLLYTSGTTGRPKGVIQTHRNLLKNVHAFSELMDISSEDRLVGLTAFSMGQGVATMFVSLLNGATLYPYNLRLAGLASLTPWLEQERISIYTSSVTLFRQFAGCVQAGVSFPHLRIIRLGTEELRLADVELFKSRFPRGCVLLNCLGSTETFNYARFRIDHDTLISDKAVPVGLPPEGTTLSILNEEGNECREGEVGEIVAYSAYLSPGYWRDDALTADRFRGEGKGRSYRTGDTGRRLPDGSIAFAGRLDHQVKIRGNRIELGEVEHALTNQPGVAGAAVIAHQDGGAEMALMAHVVTQLPEWEIRAYLRSRLPDFMMPSVVRTIDALPLTPSGKVDREALRRQKVFVENKTAFPEEGLLSEWEMAMAACWSRVLGGYVPGLHDEFMMVGGDSLKALRLFAEIRASMGVMFDSSDVSEAFTVASMARTAETRTEAPQVTRAPLVLEWNADWNFLVRVQAGDEAHPIIIVPGGWGDETEILLLAGVVSALQTSRAIYAVRSRAMDDDWPVAGSLSDHAAAVLQELRPVIAEKKWTLIGECVASAVAMEVACQAEAQGFAPEAVTMLDPLTPPRSPWIEGIEGKRMEVPESEQIKNAPDKVRNYYRLMRNSPVGRIRSDLQVILASDAKNSDHALEYWGQCTGGQLHLRAVRGTHESYLRSDGAETATLLNQHLFGEKNHAVRA; translated from the coding sequence ATGGAGCTCGAGTCCTGGACAGCGCAGACCATTCCTGAGTGTTTTGAGAAGGTCCTGGTACGCAATCCGGAGGCACCGGCTGTGGTCTCTGGCGGGCGCACCGTCACCTATGGGGAACTTGCCAGGGAAGTCGCGCTGCTGGCGGACGCTCTTTTGAGCGAGGGTGTCGTGCCAGGTGATCGCGTGGCCCTGCTCCTCCCAGATGACATACCTTTGATCGTCGGGTGGCTGGGAGTGCTGAAGGCAGGCGCGGTGTGTGTGCCCCTCTCTGTGGAGCATCCTGAGGAGCGTTTGCGCTCCATCGTGTCAGATGCGGAACCCAAGACGCTGGTGACCCACGGTGCCCTGCTGGATCTGGCGCGACGTGTCCGTGGTGAAAGGGGATCCATTGTGAATCTCGACAGGTTGCCTGCGCCACGGAATCAAGTGGCTGAACGCCTCGCAATCACATCCGAGAGTTATGCCTACCTTCTCTATACCTCCGGCACTACGGGCAGGCCGAAGGGCGTGATCCAGACGCACCGCAACCTGCTGAAGAATGTCCATGCCTTTTCGGAATTGATGGACATTAGCTCAGAAGATCGGCTGGTGGGACTTACCGCTTTCAGCATGGGGCAGGGGGTGGCCACGATGTTTGTCTCGCTGCTCAATGGCGCTACACTATACCCATACAACCTGAGGCTGGCAGGATTGGCGTCACTGACGCCATGGTTGGAGCAGGAGCGTATCTCCATCTACACGTCCTCCGTTACGCTCTTCCGGCAGTTCGCCGGATGCGTACAAGCCGGCGTTTCATTTCCTCACCTGCGGATCATCCGTCTCGGCACGGAGGAACTGCGTCTTGCGGATGTGGAACTCTTCAAGAGTCGATTTCCTCGAGGGTGTGTCCTGCTGAATTGTCTCGGTTCCACGGAGACATTCAACTACGCCAGATTTCGCATTGACCATGACACGCTGATTTCTGACAAGGCGGTGCCGGTGGGCCTTCCTCCCGAGGGGACCACTCTCAGCATTCTCAATGAAGAAGGCAATGAGTGCCGGGAAGGTGAAGTCGGCGAAATCGTTGCGTATAGCGCTTATCTCTCGCCCGGATACTGGCGTGATGATGCGTTGACTGCGGATCGCTTTCGTGGGGAAGGGAAGGGGCGCTCTTATCGCACAGGCGACACAGGCCGACGTTTGCCGGATGGCTCCATCGCGTTTGCAGGAAGGTTGGATCATCAGGTGAAGATTCGAGGCAACCGTATCGAGCTGGGAGAGGTGGAGCATGCGCTCACCAATCAGCCCGGAGTGGCGGGTGCGGCTGTCATAGCCCATCAAGATGGGGGCGCTGAGATGGCATTGATGGCGCACGTGGTCACCCAACTCCCCGAGTGGGAGATTCGTGCATATCTCAGGAGCCGTCTGCCAGACTTCATGATGCCGTCGGTGGTGAGGACCATCGATGCACTGCCCTTGACTCCCAGTGGAAAGGTGGATCGTGAAGCTCTCCGCAGGCAAAAAGTCTTCGTAGAGAACAAAACCGCCTTTCCTGAAGAAGGACTGCTCAGTGAATGGGAGATGGCAATGGCAGCGTGCTGGTCGCGCGTGCTGGGAGGGTACGTCCCGGGCCTTCATGATGAATTCATGATGGTGGGAGGAGATTCCTTGAAAGCACTGCGATTGTTCGCGGAGATCCGGGCTTCGATGGGAGTCATGTTTGACTCGAGCGATGTCTCGGAGGCCTTCACGGTGGCTTCCATGGCAAGAACCGCTGAGACGAGGACGGAGGCTCCACAGGTAACAAGAGCACCGCTGGTGTTGGAGTGGAATGCCGACTGGAACTTCCTCGTCCGTGTTCAGGCCGGCGATGAGGCGCATCCCATCATCATCGTCCCTGGGGGATGGGGTGATGAGACTGAAATACTGCTGCTGGCTGGAGTTGTCAGCGCATTGCAAACCAGTCGCGCCATTTACGCGGTGCGCTCACGGGCGATGGATGACGATTGGCCTGTGGCGGGCTCCCTGAGTGATCATGCCGCAGCGGTGCTGCAGGAACTGAGGCCGGTGATCGCGGAAAAGAAATGGACCCTCATCGGCGAGTGTGTGGCTTCGGCTGTGGCCATGGAAGTAGCCTGTCAGGCGGAGGCGCAGGGATTTGCTCCGGAGGCTGTGACCATGCTCGATCCCCTCACTCCTCCTCGCTCTCCATGGATCGAGGGTATCGAAGGCAAACGCATGGAGGTACCCGAAAGCGAGCAGATCAAGAATGCTCCGGACAAGGTCCGGAACTACTACCGGCTGATGAGGAACTCCCCGGTCGGTCGCATCCGGAGTGATCTCCAGGTCATTCTCGCATCGGACGCGAAAAACTCCGACCATGCACTGGAGTACTGGGGACAGTGCACGGGTGGCCAGCTCCATCTCCGCGCGGTGAGGGGTACCCACGAGTCCTATCTCCGTAGCGACGGCGCTGAGACGGCCACTCTGCTGAACCAGCACTTGTTTGGGGAAAAGAACCACGCGGTGCGTGCCTGA